The Quercus robur chromosome 3, dhQueRobu3.1, whole genome shotgun sequence DNA segment TAACATTACCAACATAGCttttttattcatcaataaCCATTTGCCATGTATGATTTGTAGTGAAAACGTTGTGTTCCTAACTTTACTTAATGcccaaaacctctaaattaAAGGCTAATTAACCCTTGGAAACCCTCAAATATAGGAATCACAAAGTCTGCATCTATATATGTGAAGTCCAACAAAGTTAAAATTGactggaaaaaagaaaaaaaagaaaaaagaaaaacgttacaagttacaaccatTGAGTCcaattttcttctttcaaaaTGAGTGTAGCCATGGTTAATAGCTCCACGGTAATGGGATTCATCCAAGACACAAAGAAGTTTAACAATTGCATCAATGAATGTTTTGAGATGCTAGATATTGATGGTAATGGTAAGCTTTCAAGAGAATTGCTTTATGGGGGTCTTCATAAGCTTTTGTCATTGGAAAACAATACGAACCAAGAGGAAGAGATCTATAATCTCTATGAAGTAATTTTCAAGAGGTTTGATAAGGATGAAAAAGGTTTCATTGATCGAATGGAATTTGAGTCTCTTATTAGGGAGCTCATGCTAGCCATGGGTCGTGGAATTGGTGATTTGCCAGTTCTAGTGGCTCTTGAGGAACACAGTCTGCTTATGAAGGCTGTTCAATATGAAGTGGCTAGCTTAAAGGAAGGTAGTcgaaagaataaaagaaagagagaaaagaatgtgCTTCGTGATATATGCCTTTGTTGTCATAAATTGGAAACTAGCTAGCAACAAAAACACATAATAgcaattttgggttttttattattttttttatttttattttttgagaagtcttatttttttattgtgctCCTAGTAGAAACGTAATTGCAATTAGTTTTGtaagttttaaatatttatgtgataATTTACCTAGTGATTTGGATGTTGTATTTCAATTGGATTTgccttaatttttaataaaatatcgCTTACCttttgctccaaaaaaaaaaaaaagtgatccacacaaataattattatttactataatTTAGCGTATGGCATATcatcaaacaagaaatataaaaactataacATAGGAAAATTTGG contains these protein-coding regions:
- the LOC126719350 gene encoding uncharacterized protein LOC126719350, which gives rise to MVNSSTVMGFIQDTKKFNNCINECFEMLDIDGNGKLSRELLYGGLHKLLSLENNTNQEEEIYNLYEVIFKRFDKDEKGFIDRMEFESLIRELMLAMGRGIGDLPVLVALEEHSLLMKAVQYEVASLKEGQREMESHMSIFNSHWDGFQLIRDSEVELQIEVDRNIVT